One genomic region from Ptychodera flava strain L36383 chromosome 14, AS_Pfla_20210202, whole genome shotgun sequence encodes:
- the LOC139148863 gene encoding uncharacterized protein has protein sequence MADAPEQPVSTPLTRLKGTRRGHRASLTKLFNKAENLIASFDSEANKTTALDNLITLSELINSKYDILASVDLKIIESVDEGALEGVIEEADDYLHNVFDRKRKICRFIDRNSESSSPVRSNNGGALPTTQSTSVKTTSLPKLQLPTFSGDILKWVSFFDAFKSAVNDDKNLGDVQKFQYLRAQLQGEAARTIEGLSLTSSNYGHALQLLDERYGQKHKIISAYMKALWDMPTPTGELSSLRNFYDTLESYIRGLQSLGKSEESYGDLLVPIVLEKLPVNTRKQIAREHGNNEWNLADLRKAIYKEIDALQAGYSTDELDCGSSDKPSMTAAFHAKASPAKPKKSRACAYCKDSHFPNDCIVVSDRAKRLDIVKRDKLCFNCLGKHRVSECKSRSVVVYAAENITRLFIKITRTITLIKLQRQPEIPQLLRHTFNLQRRRRATMPISVLIGADYYWDFVEDRVIRGSGPTAVSSKFGYLLSGPIHSGKATKNPATILHILTDTCEEESQLKVYWDLETIGIKDELLANNKTKDDFELYRDTHLRIENGKYVARLPWKPDHPALPTNYNIAEMRTRSMARRLTPDILKAYDKIISDQMARDFIEETTDDESERRSGHYLPHHPVKKDSATTPIRIVYDCSCKQSTDSPSLNDCLLTGPPLLNDLTQILLRFRVNRIAFSSDIEKAFLHVRLDESDRQFTKFLWLSEPMNPESPFKTYCFKVILFGAVSSPFILNAVVKTHLESRERTPTSTDLENNIYVDNILSGTDSNEDAVEYYEESNHLFESCGFNLRSWSSNCEDIRVLAERDHKLEPDTAVNALGLRWLTETDELTYAKNDLKPVDSLTTKREVVRTTASLYDPLGYLSPVHVKAKVFIQQLWKKGRAWDEPLGNEMCKQWTDIAHDLSKTTELKFKRQYFDSPIQPDSQDYDLHVFADASKKAYGAVAYLRHGNETAIVMAKTRVAPLKELTLPQLELMAALVGSRLIKFLCNAFTDKLRIQQCILWSDSEIVLHWLNSDKKLPVFIANRVKEIRGISFTAKYCPTKENPADLLTRGISARNLETNKLWWNGPSWLHHGDWPISELFDSAVHHVSLSAARDDDLLGNSDQTGDNKIVNEPVPCRFYPLPISSPRMRADYPTGLHWDKIGSYSCRFRFCCRFRPSTQN, from the exons atggCAGACGCTCCGGAGCAACCCGTATCGACACCACTCACAAGACTGAAGGGAACGAGAAGAGGCCATCGGGCTTCGCTGACCAAACTCTTCAACAAAGCCGAAAATCTCATCGCCTCTTTCGACTCTGAAGCCAACAAGACTACTGCCCTCGACAATCTCATCACTCTAAGTGAGTTGATAAACTCTAAGTACGATATTCTTGCATCAGTAGATTTGAAAATAATCGAAAGTGTTGACGAGGGTGCACTCGAAGGAGTCATCGAGGAGGCTGACGACTATCTCCATAACGTGTTCGACAGGAAACGTAAGATATGCAGATTTATCGACAGAAATTCGGAAAGCTCATCACCAGTCAGATCTAACAACGGAGGAGCTTTACCCACGACTCAGTCTACTTCTGTGAAAACCACTAGTCTACCGAAGCTTCAACTACCCACCTTCTCCGGGGACATACTGAAATGGGTGAGTTTCTTTGACGCCTTCAAGTCTGCTGTCAATGACGACAAAAATCTGGGAGACGTACAGAAATTCCAGTACTTACGCGCTCAGCTTCAAGGTGAGGCAGCTCGGACCATCGAAGGTCTATCTCTCACAAGTTCAAACTACGGACATGCACTTCAACTTTTGGATGAGCGGTATGGCCAGAAACACAAAATCATAAGCGCCTACATGAAAGCGTTGTGGGACATGCCTACTCCCACAGGAGAACTCAGTAGTCTCAGAAATTTCTACGACACCCTTGAGAGCTACATTCGTGGCCTTCAATCTCTTGGGAAAAGTGAAGAATCTTACGGAGATTTACTTGTACCCATAGTCTTGGAAAAACTTCCAGTAAATACTCGCAAACAAATCGCACGGGAACACGGTAACAACGAATGGAATCTAGCCGATCTACGGAAAGCGATTTACAAGGAAATCGACGCACTACAGGCTGGATACTCAACCGATGAACTTGACTGTGGTTCCTCCGACAAACCATCCATGACTGCCGCATTTCACGCCAAAGCTTCACCCGCTAAACCCAAGAAATCCAGAGCGTGTGCCTATTGTAAGGACTCTCATTTTCCCAACGACTGCATTGTCGTCTCAGATCGCGCCAAGCGACTTGATATTGTGAAACGCGATAAACTTTGTTTCAATTGCTTGGGAAAGCACCGAGTCAGTGAGTGCAAATCAAGATCAGTTGTCGTGTATGCCGCAGAAAACATCACACGTCTCTTCATCAAGATCACACGGACAATAACACTGATAAAACTCCAAAGGCAACCGGAAATACCCCAGCTACTGAGACACACGTTCAATTTGCAAAGACGGAGGAGAGCTACAATGCCA ATATCTGTGTTGATCGGTGCGGACTATTATTGGGATTTTGTAGAAGATCGCGTGATTCGTGGCTCAGGACCTACCGCCGTGTCCTCAAAGTTCGGATATCTCCTTTCCGGTCCCATTCACTCAGGAAAGGCGACCAAAAACCCAGCCACGATTCTACACATTCTCACAGACACCTGCGAAGAAGAGTCTCAACTCAAAGTTTATTGGGATCTCGAGACAATCGGTATCAAAGACGAACTACTCGCAAACAATAAAACGAAAGATGACTTCGAACTGTACAGAGACACTCACTTACGCATTGAAAATGGCAAGTATGTAGcacggttaccatggaaaccagaCCACCCGGCCCTACCTACAAACTACAATATCGCGGAGATGCGTACGCGTTCTATGGCTCGCAGACTGACACCGGACATTCTAAAGGCTTATGACAAAATCATTTCCGACCAAATGGCGCGGGATTTCATCGAAGAAACGACAGATGATGAAAGTGAGCGTCGCAGCGGCCACTATCTGCCACATCACCCAGTCAAGAAAGATTCAGCCACGACGCCAATACGGATTGTTTATGACTGTAGTTGCAAGCAGTCGACCGATTCTCCGAGCTTGAACGATTGCCTACTAACGGGCCCGCCTCTACTGAACGACCTAACGCAAATTCTACTTCGATTTCGGGTAAACCGCATCGCCTTTTCGAGCGACATCGAAAAGGCCTTTCTACACGTGCGATTGGATGAAAGTGACCGTCAGTTTACAAAGTTCTTGTGGTTATCCGAACCGATGAACCCGGAAAGTCCGTTCAAAACGTATTGTTTCAAGGTGATACTCTTTGGCGCCGTCAGCTCCCCATTCATCCTCAACGCGGTTGTAAAGACCCACTTAGAATCTCGCGAACGCACTCCAACTTCGACCGACCTCGAGAACAATATTTATGTGGACAATATCCTCAGCGGAACCGATAGCAACGAAGATGCGGTCGAATACTATGAAGAGTCAAACCACCTGTTTGAATCGTGCGGATTTAATCTACGAAGCTGGTCGTCTAACTGTGAAGACATTCGCGTGCTTGCAGAAAGAGACCATAAACTCGAACCGGACACTGCCGTAAACGCACTTGGACTTCGTTGGTTGACCGAAACAGATGAACTAACGTACGCCAAGAATGATCTCAAACCGGTCGATAGTCTCACCACGAAACGCGAAGTCGTCAGAACAACAGCGAGCTTGTACGACCCGCTTGGCTACCTCTCTCCAGTTCATGTCAAGGCAAAGGTGTTCATACAGCAATTGTGGAAGAAAGGACGGGCCTGGGATGAACCCCTTGGTAACGAAATGTGTAAACAGTGGACAGATATAGCGCATGATCTGAGTAAAACTACAGAGCTGAAATTCAAGCGACAGTACTTCGATTCTCCAATTCAGCCTGACAGCCAAGACTACGACTTACACGTGTTTGCCGACGCAAGCAAGAAGGCATATGGTGCGGTCGCATACCTTCGTCATGGCAACGAGACCGCAATCGTCATGGCCAAAACTCGAGTTGCGCCTCTCAAAGAACTAACTTTACCTCAGTTGGAGTTGATGGCTGCCTTGGTTGGCTCAAGGCTAATCAAGTTCTTGTGCAACGCATTTACGGATAAACTACGTATTCAACAGTGTATTTTATGGTCAGACAGCGAGATAGTTCTACACTGGTTAAACAGCGACAAGAAACTTCCAGTCTTTATTGCCAATCGCGTCAAGGAAATCAGAGGAATTTCTTTTACCGCTAAATACTGTCCTACAAAGGAAAATCCAGCAGATTTGCTAACCCGAGGGATTTCTGCGCGTAACCTAGAGACAAACAAACTTTGGTGGAATGGACCCTCTTGGTTACACCATGGCGACTGGCCAATCAGCGAACTGTTTGACAGTGCTGTACACCACGTTTCACTGTCAGCTGCAAGAGACGACGATCTCCTTGGTAACTCAGATCAGACAGGAGATAACAAAATTGTCAACGAACCGGTGCCGTGCCGATTTTATCCCTTGCCGATTTCGTCCCCGCGCATGCGCGCTGACTATCCAACAGGGCTTCATTGGGACAAGATCGGCagctatagctgccgatttcggttctgttgccgatttcgaccctcgacGCAAAATTAA
- the LOC139148864 gene encoding uncharacterized protein yields MISDNATNFISTSDELNRLFDAPEVKDYLVNKRVEWKFIPKRAPWFGGFWERLIGLTKNAIKKTLGRAYVTYDELNTLLTEVEAMLNDRPITYVSADVRDNIPLTPAHLLHGRPLTTLPYLSVDDDELTDPTYGNHDELNKLYTLLTTLHNAILASMGVGVFTSSTREP; encoded by the coding sequence ATGATCTCGGACAACGCGACTAACTTCATATCAACATCGGACGAATTGAACCGATTATTCGACGCGCCTGAAGTGAAGGACTACTTGGTGAATAAACGAGTTGAATGGAAATTCATACCCAAACGAGCCCCATGGTTTGGGGGGTTTTGGGAGCGATTGATTGGGCTGACGAAGAACGCCATAAAGAAAACTCTGGGACGTGCGTATGTAACCTACGATGAGCTGAACACCCTGCTAACTGAAGTCGAGGCAATGCTGAACGACCGGCCGATAACTTACGTCTCTGCCGACGTTAGAGACAATATACCGTTAACTCCAGCTCATCTACTGCATGGTCGTCCCTTGACTACGTTGCCATATCTATCTGTTGATGATGACGAACTCACTGACCCTACATATGGCAACCACGATGAGTTAAACAAACTCTATACCCTGCTAACTACACTTCACAACGCGATTCTGGCGTCGATGGGTGTCGGAGTATTTACCAGCTCTACGCGAGAGCCATAA